In the genome of Azospirillum thermophilum, one region contains:
- a CDS encoding ABC transporter ATP-binding protein, producing MTSSSVIEVAGLGKNFKLYNSAGARIASWLRGDRPGDHKDNWVLRGVDFTVQRGECVGIIGRNGSGKSTLLKMITGTLHPTEGSIRVDGRVLALLELGTGFNVELTGRQNVSLSAELHGFDPDYATRRMDDIERFADIGPFFDRPVKTYSSGMFVRLAFSIFLFMEPDILIVDEALSVGDLFFQQKCFEAIQQIKDRGTTLLFVSHDMSAVRNICDRAVLLDGGRATFIGAPDEAVMHYYQANTTPSPAGTAVAGAAAAVAEAAPAGELIDTIHSRSILDGKVRLGNGGLEITAARVCTDAGADVLEVRSAHSLNIWLALKAHERIVEPNVGVEVYDRFNQLIYGVSLRNLGHVLEPMEPGRMLVVHFRLRFSVMPGEYSISLATAEQHGTDDQNAGRFLDRHDKLGPILVFWDQPMMKFYGVAELHTDFEVFDPSAAPARAQAVDAE from the coding sequence GTGACGTCGTCATCGGTCATCGAGGTCGCCGGCCTCGGCAAGAACTTCAAGCTGTACAACAGCGCCGGAGCCCGGATCGCCAGTTGGCTGCGCGGCGACCGTCCGGGCGACCATAAGGACAACTGGGTCCTGCGTGGCGTCGACTTCACCGTCCAACGCGGGGAGTGCGTCGGCATCATCGGCCGCAATGGCTCCGGCAAGAGCACACTGCTGAAGATGATCACCGGCACGCTGCATCCGACGGAGGGCTCCATCCGGGTCGACGGACGGGTGCTGGCCCTGCTGGAGCTGGGAACCGGCTTCAACGTGGAGCTGACCGGTCGCCAGAACGTCTCGCTGAGCGCCGAGCTGCACGGCTTCGATCCGGACTATGCCACCCGGCGGATGGACGACATCGAGCGGTTCGCCGACATCGGCCCCTTCTTCGACCGCCCGGTGAAGACCTATTCCTCCGGGATGTTCGTGCGGCTCGCCTTCTCGATCTTCCTGTTCATGGAGCCGGACATCCTGATCGTCGACGAGGCGCTGAGCGTCGGCGACCTGTTCTTCCAGCAGAAGTGCTTCGAGGCGATCCAGCAGATCAAGGACCGCGGCACGACGCTTCTGTTCGTCTCCCACGACATGTCGGCCGTCCGCAACATCTGCGACCGCGCCGTTCTGCTCGACGGCGGCCGGGCGACCTTCATCGGCGCCCCCGACGAAGCGGTCATGCATTATTATCAGGCCAACACCACCCCGTCCCCGGCGGGCACCGCCGTCGCCGGAGCCGCCGCCGCGGTGGCCGAGGCGGCTCCGGCAGGCGAGCTGATCGACACGATCCACAGCCGCTCGATTCTGGATGGAAAGGTGCGACTGGGAAACGGTGGGCTGGAGATCACCGCCGCACGCGTCTGCACTGATGCGGGGGCGGACGTGCTGGAGGTCCGTTCCGCCCACTCCCTGAACATCTGGCTCGCGCTGAAGGCCCATGAGCGCATCGTGGAGCCCAACGTCGGGGTGGAGGTCTATGACCGCTTTAACCAGCTCATCTACGGCGTCAGCCTGCGCAATCTCGGCCATGTGCTGGAGCCGATGGAGCCGGGCAGGATGCTGGTGGTGCATTTCAGGCTGCGCTTCTCGGTGATGCCCGGGGAATACTCGATCTCGCTGGCGACGGCGGAGCAGCACGGGACGGATGACCAGAACGCCGGCCGTTTCCTCGACCGGCACGACAAGTTGGGTCCGATCCTGGTCTTCTGGGACCAGCCGATGATGAAGTTCTACGGCGTAGCGGAACTGCATACCGACTTCGAAGTGTTCGATCCCTCCGCCGCCCCGGCCAGGGCCCAGGCCGTCGACGCAGAGTGA
- a CDS encoding ABC transporter permease has protein sequence MIKALYQYRRYIISNSVNDLKNRYAGTRLGFLWNVIHPFTMVAVMSLVFSGIMPVRVKGNYSTEFSMALYLTSGLIPWLFFTEAVGRGSTALLESAHFLKKLPIPEEVFVAKATFTSLLSFLILLLILFTFSTVMGHFPDVSWLLLAPVALLLLTLVFGLGLFLACLNLFFRDLGQIVPVILQVLMWLAPILYTEEAAPRLLKTIAVVNPFAPFLSGFRSVLLYYTPPDPGLWAAMLAWAGAAVLLGIVTMRRVRKDLRDVL, from the coding sequence ATGATCAAGGCGCTTTACCAGTACCGCCGCTACATCATCAGCAACAGCGTGAACGACCTGAAGAACCGCTATGCCGGGACCAGGCTCGGTTTCCTGTGGAACGTGATCCATCCCTTCACCATGGTCGCGGTGATGAGCCTGGTGTTCTCCGGCATCATGCCGGTGCGGGTGAAGGGGAATTACTCCACCGAATTCAGCATGGCGCTGTACCTGACCTCGGGCCTCATTCCCTGGCTGTTCTTCACGGAGGCCGTCGGCCGCGGCAGCACGGCTCTGCTGGAAAGCGCCCATTTCCTGAAGAAGCTGCCGATTCCGGAGGAGGTGTTCGTCGCGAAGGCGACCTTCACGTCCCTGCTGTCCTTCCTGATCCTGCTGCTGATCCTGTTCACCTTCTCCACGGTGATGGGGCATTTCCCGGACGTCTCGTGGCTCCTGCTGGCGCCCGTGGCCCTGCTGCTGCTGACGCTGGTCTTCGGGCTGGGACTGTTCCTGGCCTGCCTAAACCTGTTCTTCCGCGATCTGGGGCAGATCGTCCCGGTCATCCTGCAGGTCCTGATGTGGCTCGCCCCGATCCTCTACACCGAGGAGGCGGCGCCGCGGCTGCTGAAGACGATCGCGGTGGTCAACCCGTTCGCCCCGTTCCTGTCCGGCTTCCGCTCGGTCCTGCTCTACTACACCCCGCCCGATCCCGGCCTCTGGGCCGCCATGCTGGCCTGGGCGGGGGCGGCGGTCCTGCTCGGCATCGTGACGATGCGCCGCGTCAGAAAAGATCTGAGGGATGTGCTGTGA
- a CDS encoding glycosyltransferase family 9 protein has product MTRILLGQLGANGDCLYTTILARQIRQDHPNAHITWAISSQCAPLLTNNPHIDEVWEIAVSDWSHHEMVWRIFEREATRRLLRHEFDHAFLSQIWPNNFQNFDGTIRPSILRSYGRPITVPIENVIVLTDEEEQRVEDFVRRTGLMNHEHRILFECSPKSGQSFVTPDLAQEVAALVYDRLPSASVVFSTHLPMALRHPQSYHGGELSLRESAALTRYCTLFVGAGSGGTVAATSTAAQPLPNIQLLSRSRSVFGCFSHDFAYWGLPHGHMLDMTDENPERIARCIVTASRDGIGAAQAAYGETIPVRFDYYAELIEMCLIRQNRILDAAQSALTTAGRYGWQPDLAAFARERIQPLLPQDPGWIFPHRRRIAERLGDELSQSRLSQPEFPQAVNLAS; this is encoded by the coding sequence GTGACGCGTATCCTGCTCGGCCAGCTCGGTGCCAACGGCGACTGCCTTTACACCACCATCCTGGCCCGCCAGATCCGTCAGGACCACCCCAACGCCCACATCACCTGGGCGATCTCGTCGCAGTGCGCGCCGCTGCTGACCAACAACCCCCACATCGACGAGGTCTGGGAGATCGCGGTCTCCGACTGGTCCCACCACGAGATGGTCTGGCGCATCTTCGAGCGCGAAGCGACCCGCCGGCTGCTTCGTCATGAATTCGACCATGCCTTCCTGTCGCAGATCTGGCCCAACAACTTCCAGAACTTCGACGGGACGATCCGACCCAGCATCCTGCGCAGCTACGGCCGCCCGATCACCGTCCCGATCGAGAACGTCATCGTCCTGACGGACGAGGAGGAGCAGAGGGTCGAGGATTTCGTCCGGCGGACCGGCCTGATGAACCACGAGCACCGCATCCTGTTCGAGTGCTCGCCCAAGAGCGGCCAGTCCTTCGTCACCCCCGACCTCGCCCAGGAGGTCGCCGCCCTGGTCTACGACCGGCTGCCCTCGGCCAGCGTCGTCTTCTCCACCCATCTGCCGATGGCCTTGCGCCACCCGCAGTCCTATCATGGCGGGGAACTCTCGCTGCGCGAAAGCGCGGCCCTGACCCGGTACTGCACATTGTTCGTCGGCGCCGGAAGCGGCGGCACCGTGGCGGCCACCTCCACCGCGGCGCAGCCCCTGCCGAACATCCAGTTGCTGTCCCGCTCCAGGTCGGTGTTCGGCTGCTTCTCGCACGACTTCGCCTATTGGGGACTGCCGCATGGTCACATGCTGGATATGACTGACGAGAATCCGGAGAGGATCGCGCGCTGCATCGTCACCGCTTCCCGGGATGGGATCGGGGCTGCGCAGGCCGCCTATGGCGAGACCATTCCCGTCCGTTTCGATTATTATGCCGAACTGATCGAGATGTGCCTGATCCGGCAGAACCGCATCCTGGACGCCGCGCAGTCGGCCCTGACCACGGCCGGACGGTACGGCTGGCAGCCCGATCTGGCCGCTTTCGCCAGGGAGCGCATCCAGCCGCTGCTGCCGCAGGATCCCGGCTGGATCTTTCCCCATCGCCGCCGCATCGCCGAGAGGCTGGGTGACGAGCTTTCGCAATCCCGGCTGTCCCAGCCCGAGTTCCCGCAGGCGGTAAATCTCGCATCATGA
- a CDS encoding class I SAM-dependent methyltransferase, which yields MHPRYRQTCRVCGSTKLKPVIDLGDQYLQGSFVKPGVLMPPTRKLPTQLVLCDVTQDEHACGLLQLAHSFPPEILYANYWYRSGTNATMRTHLHGIVDSVMGLIGTPAPTVLDIGCNDGTLLFHYPDGTTRYGVDPSDIANEIADRATVVNTVFPSEQALAVLPKGGLDVVTSIAMFYDLEDPVGFASAIAGLLKPEGVWVFEMSYLPLMLIQNSFDTVCHEHLEYYSLSVLETIAAKAGLRIFKAELNDINGGSIRCYATHAANLSYGKPEDKAFLHRLRIQEFEMELDTDKPYRAFQQRIERLRDDLNRILFDVQARRGKVHIYGASTKGNVLLQWYGINRLLVDCAAERNPGKVGARTLGTDIPIVSEQESRERRPDYYLVLPWHFKREFLERERETIMNGTRMLFPLPEVEIVGPDNYDQALAKAATSAQQLNDLLLNAKVAG from the coding sequence TTGCATCCGCGTTACCGCCAGACGTGCCGCGTTTGCGGCTCGACGAAGCTGAAGCCGGTGATCGATCTCGGCGATCAGTATCTGCAGGGGTCGTTCGTCAAGCCGGGCGTCCTGATGCCGCCGACGCGCAAGCTGCCGACGCAGCTCGTCCTGTGCGACGTGACGCAGGACGAGCATGCCTGCGGGCTGCTGCAGCTTGCCCACAGCTTCCCGCCGGAGATCCTCTACGCCAACTACTGGTACCGCTCCGGCACCAACGCCACGATGCGCACCCACCTGCACGGCATCGTCGACAGCGTGATGGGGCTGATCGGGACGCCGGCCCCCACCGTGCTCGACATCGGCTGCAACGACGGCACGCTGCTGTTCCACTATCCCGACGGCACCACGCGCTACGGCGTCGACCCCTCCGACATCGCCAACGAGATCGCCGACCGCGCCACCGTGGTCAACACGGTCTTCCCCTCCGAGCAGGCGCTCGCCGTCCTGCCCAAGGGCGGGCTGGACGTCGTCACCTCCATCGCCATGTTCTACGACCTGGAGGACCCGGTCGGCTTCGCCTCGGCGATCGCCGGCCTGCTGAAGCCGGAGGGCGTCTGGGTCTTCGAGATGTCCTACCTGCCGCTCATGCTGATCCAGAACTCGTTCGACACGGTGTGCCACGAGCATCTGGAATACTACAGCCTGTCGGTGCTGGAGACCATCGCCGCCAAGGCCGGCCTGCGCATCTTCAAGGCCGAGCTGAACGACATCAACGGCGGCAGCATCCGCTGCTACGCCACCCACGCCGCCAACCTGTCCTACGGCAAGCCCGAGGACAAGGCCTTCCTCCACCGGCTCCGCATCCAGGAGTTCGAGATGGAGCTGGACACCGACAAGCCCTACCGCGCCTTCCAGCAGCGCATCGAGCGGCTGCGCGACGACCTCAACCGCATCCTGTTCGACGTCCAGGCGCGGCGCGGAAAGGTCCACATCTACGGCGCCTCGACCAAGGGCAACGTCCTGCTGCAGTGGTACGGCATCAACCGTCTGCTGGTCGACTGCGCCGCCGAGCGCAACCCGGGAAAGGTCGGAGCCCGCACGCTGGGAACCGACATCCCCATCGTCTCCGAGCAGGAGTCCCGCGAGCGCAGGCCCGACTACTATCTCGTCCTCCCCTGGCACTTCAAGCGCGAGTTCCTCGAGCGCGAGCGCGAGACCATCATGAACGGCACCAGGATGCTCTTCCCACTCCCCGAGGTCGAAATCGTCGGGCCCGACAACTACGACCAGGCCCTCGCCAAGGCCGCCACCAGCGCCCAGCAGCTCAACGACCTCCTCCTCAACGCCAAGGTCGCCGGCTGA
- the pseC gene encoding UDP-4-amino-4,6-dideoxy-N-acetyl-beta-L-altrosamine transaminase, translating to MTGAPFLPYGRQSVDEDDIAAVTAVLRGDWLTQGPAVEAFETALAERLAVPHAVACATGTAALHLAALALDLGPGDAVVVPSLTFLATASVVHHAGAEVAFADVDPATGLMGVPQAEEAIARAEAAGLRVRALFPVHYAGQAADMAGLGALADSRGLAVVEDACHALGSVTRSGGGEEVPVGACADGTMTAFSFHPVKTIAAGEGGAVTTADARLAERMRVLRSHGMTRHPAPLADPDAGFDADDSPNPWYYEMAEPGHNYRLTDIQCALALSQLGRLDRFVARRRRLAELYAERLAPLAPAVRPLGRVPWCRPAWHLAVALIDFAGLGRSRAAVMHGLRERGIGTQVHYIPVHRQPFWRRRLEGLALPGADAFYAAALSLPLFPDMADGDVDRVAGALAAELGL from the coding sequence GTGACCGGCGCGCCCTTCCTGCCCTACGGCCGCCAGTCGGTCGATGAGGACGACATCGCCGCCGTGACGGCCGTGCTGCGCGGCGACTGGCTGACCCAGGGGCCGGCGGTGGAGGCGTTCGAGACGGCGCTCGCCGAACGGCTGGCGGTGCCGCATGCCGTCGCCTGCGCCACCGGGACGGCGGCCCTGCACCTCGCGGCGCTCGCCCTGGATCTCGGCCCGGGCGACGCGGTGGTGGTGCCTTCCCTCACCTTCCTCGCCACCGCCAGCGTCGTCCATCATGCCGGGGCGGAGGTCGCCTTCGCCGACGTCGATCCGGCGACCGGCCTGATGGGCGTGCCGCAGGCCGAGGAGGCCATCGCCCGGGCCGAGGCCGCCGGGCTGCGCGTCCGCGCCCTGTTCCCCGTCCATTACGCCGGGCAGGCCGCCGACATGGCGGGGCTGGGGGCGCTCGCCGACAGCCGCGGGCTGGCCGTGGTGGAGGATGCCTGCCACGCGCTGGGCAGCGTCACCCGGAGCGGCGGCGGCGAGGAGGTGCCGGTCGGCGCCTGTGCCGACGGGACGATGACCGCCTTCTCCTTCCATCCCGTCAAGACCATCGCGGCCGGCGAGGGCGGCGCGGTCACCACCGCCGACGCGCGGCTCGCCGAACGGATGCGGGTGCTGCGCAGCCACGGCATGACGCGCCATCCGGCCCCGCTCGCCGACCCGGACGCCGGCTTCGACGCCGACGACTCGCCCAATCCCTGGTATTACGAGATGGCGGAGCCGGGCCACAATTACCGGCTGACCGATATCCAATGCGCGCTCGCGCTCAGCCAGCTCGGCCGGCTCGACCGCTTCGTGGCGCGCCGACGCCGGCTCGCCGAGCTCTATGCGGAGCGTCTGGCGCCGCTGGCCCCCGCCGTCCGGCCGCTGGGGCGCGTGCCCTGGTGCCGTCCGGCCTGGCATCTCGCCGTGGCGCTGATCGACTTCGCCGGGCTCGGCCGCTCCCGCGCCGCGGTGATGCACGGCCTGCGGGAGCGCGGCATCGGAACCCAGGTCCACTACATCCCGGTCCACCGCCAGCCCTTCTGGCGCCGGCGGCTGGAGGGGCTGGCGCTGCCGGGGGCCGACGCCTTCTACGCCGCCGCCCTGTCGCTGCCCCTGTTCCCCGACATGGCGGACGGCGACGTCGACCGGGTGGCCGGCGCGCTCGCCGCGGAGCTGGGGCTCTGA